In the Bordetella genomosp. 10 genome, one interval contains:
- a CDS encoding universal stress protein codes for MQTSSGSSMPAAPGERRTLGQSHGGAPMGPILLATDLSGRCDRALDRAVLLARQFDAPLLAVHVLSPPYSLPMGAPAPVDLESLKEQAEARLLRDLENMVDGVRLAVRVYTGEPAARLRQVADEEKCALIVTGVARDETLGRMLLGTTVERLAREASQPVLVVKRRARTPYRDAVVATDFSPGSRWALRAALALLPSGALTLFHAFELPRGPLRDTAPASETAKGFQRMAEENAIDFVNATPELHGKPLPRIQVAAGRPERVVVDYARQTQASLLVAGTHGTGGLAGVLLGSVADALLERAPCDVMVVRQPRQG; via the coding sequence ATGCAAACTTCGTCTGGTTCTTCGATGCCGGCGGCGCCCGGGGAGCGTCGCACGCTCGGCCAGTCCCATGGCGGCGCGCCGATGGGCCCCATTCTCCTGGCGACGGACTTGAGCGGGCGCTGCGATCGCGCGCTGGATCGCGCCGTCCTGCTGGCGCGCCAGTTCGATGCGCCGCTGCTGGCGGTGCACGTGCTGTCGCCGCCGTATTCGCTGCCCATGGGCGCGCCGGCCCCGGTCGACCTGGAGAGCTTGAAGGAGCAGGCCGAGGCCCGGCTGTTGCGCGACCTGGAAAACATGGTCGACGGCGTGCGGCTGGCGGTGCGGGTGTACACCGGCGAGCCGGCCGCGCGCCTGCGCCAGGTGGCCGACGAGGAGAAGTGCGCCCTCATCGTGACCGGCGTGGCGCGCGACGAGACGCTGGGCCGCATGCTGTTGGGCACGACCGTGGAAAGGCTGGCGCGCGAGGCGTCGCAGCCGGTGCTGGTGGTCAAGCGCCGCGCCCGGACCCCTTACCGGGACGCCGTGGTCGCCACGGATTTTTCACCCGGATCGCGCTGGGCCTTGCGCGCCGCGCTGGCCTTGCTGCCGTCCGGGGCCCTGACCCTGTTCCATGCCTTCGAGCTGCCGCGCGGCCCGCTGCGCGATACGGCCCCGGCGTCGGAGACGGCCAAGGGCTTCCAGCGCATGGCCGAGGAGAACGCGATCGACTTCGTGAACGCCACGCCGGAGCTGCACGGCAAGCCGCTGCCCCGCATCCAGGTGGCCGCCGGCCGGCCCGAGCGCGTGGTGGTCGACTACGCGCGGCAAACGCAGGCCAGCCTGCTGGTGGCCGGCACGCATGGGACGGGCGGACTGGCCGGCGTGCTCCTGGGCAGCGTGGCCGACGCCTTGCTGGAGCGGGCGCCCTGCGACGTCATGGTGGTGCGGCAGCCGCGCCAGGGCTGA
- a CDS encoding exodeoxyribonuclease III — protein sequence MLRVISANLNGIRSATTKGFFPWLEAQKADFTCLQELKAQAADMTTEMLNPPGLHGYFHYAEKKGYSGVGIYARKQPLQVIEGLGVPEIDSEGRYIELVYDKLSVISVYLPSGSSGDHRQAAKFAFMEHFYGHLATLFKCGREVILCGDWNIAHQEIDLKNWKGNMKNSGFLPEERAWLTKVLAELGWADVYRGLHPDTTGEAYTWWSNRGQAWAKNVGWRIDYQIATPAIAATARRAAIYKEQRFSDHAPLTIDYDLKF from the coding sequence ATGCTCCGCGTCATCTCCGCCAATCTCAACGGCATCCGCTCCGCCACCACCAAGGGCTTCTTCCCCTGGCTGGAAGCGCAGAAGGCCGATTTCACCTGCCTGCAGGAACTCAAGGCGCAGGCCGCCGACATGACGACGGAGATGCTCAACCCGCCCGGCCTGCACGGCTATTTCCACTACGCGGAGAAGAAAGGCTACAGCGGCGTCGGCATCTACGCCCGCAAGCAGCCGCTGCAGGTGATCGAGGGGCTGGGCGTGCCCGAGATCGACAGCGAGGGCCGCTACATCGAGCTGGTCTACGACAAGCTGTCCGTGATTTCCGTCTACCTGCCTTCGGGCTCCAGCGGCGACCACCGCCAGGCGGCGAAATTCGCCTTCATGGAGCACTTCTACGGCCACCTGGCGACGCTGTTCAAATGCGGCCGCGAAGTCATCCTGTGCGGCGACTGGAATATCGCGCACCAGGAGATCGACCTGAAGAACTGGAAGGGCAATATGAAGAACAGCGGCTTCCTGCCCGAGGAACGCGCCTGGCTGACCAAGGTGCTGGCGGAACTGGGCTGGGCCGACGTATACCGCGGCCTGCATCCGGACACCACCGGCGAAGCCTATACGTGGTGGAGCAATCGCGGCCAGGCCTGGGCCAAGAACGTGGGGTGGCGCATCGACTACCAGATCGCCACACCGGCCATCGCCGCCACGGCGCGGCGCGCGGCCATCTACAAGGAGCAGCGCTTCTCCGACCACGCGCCGCTGACCATCGACTACGACTTGAAATTCTGA
- the pyrE gene encoding orotate phosphoribosyltransferase, giving the protein MSTSSSAQDFVRFALDQGVLRFGSFKVKSGRISPYFFNAGLFNSGASVGRLAAFYAQALIDSGISFDMLFGPAYKGIPLATATAVALAQHPAAAGRDIPFAYNRKEAKDHGEGGTLVGAPLQGKVVIIDDVITAGTSVRESVEIIRAAGAEPAAVLIAMDRMERAGPDDALSAHSAVQDVARTYGMPVVSIASLSDIMALLEQDAQFADHRANVQAYRAKYGVTA; this is encoded by the coding sequence ATGTCCACGTCTTCCTCCGCCCAGGATTTTGTCCGTTTCGCCCTCGACCAGGGCGTGCTGCGCTTCGGCAGCTTCAAGGTCAAGTCGGGCCGCATCAGCCCGTATTTCTTCAACGCCGGCCTGTTCAACAGCGGCGCTTCCGTCGGCCGCCTGGCCGCCTTCTACGCCCAGGCCCTGATCGATTCGGGCATTTCCTTCGACATGCTGTTCGGGCCCGCCTACAAGGGCATTCCGCTGGCCACCGCCACCGCCGTGGCCCTGGCCCAGCATCCGGCGGCCGCGGGCCGCGACATCCCCTTCGCCTACAACCGCAAGGAAGCCAAGGACCATGGCGAGGGCGGCACGCTGGTGGGCGCGCCCCTGCAGGGCAAGGTCGTGATCATCGACGACGTCATCACCGCCGGCACCTCGGTGCGCGAATCGGTGGAAATCATCCGCGCCGCCGGCGCCGAGCCGGCCGCCGTGCTCATCGCCATGGACCGCATGGAACGCGCCGGCCCGGACGACGCGCTGTCGGCCCACTCCGCCGTGCAGGACGTCGCCCGCACCTACGGCATGCCGGTGGTCAGCATCGCCTCGCTGAGCGATATCATGGCGCTGCTGGAGCAGGACGCGCAGTTCGCCGATCACCGCGCCAACGTACAGGCGTACCGCGCCAAGTATGGCGTGACCGCATAA